The sequence TGGGATGCAGCCTTCATTCAGACAAACACCACCCAATGCTCTTTTGTCGAAGATGATCACGCTCAAGCCTTTTGCTCCTGCCCGTTCGGCAGCAACATAACCGGCGGGACCTCCTCCCAAAATAGCTATATCAAATTTGTTACTCATTTCAATTAGATTGTTAGATTTTCGGATTGTTAGACTATAAGACTTCCCGATGTTCAGATTGTCAAATCGCCAGAACATGTGGTTTTAGTTAGTCTGACAATCCAATCATCCAGTATCTGAATATCCTAAATCGTCAGGTTTTCAATTTGCTCTTTAATTTCTTTCAGGAACAGTGTCGCTTCGCCGCCGTCCAGCGCCTGGTGATCGTAGGTCAACGATAAGCCCATCATCGGTACAAAACCATAGACGCCATCGCCCAAATCTTTCGGACGAGGAACAATGGTACAGACACCAAGGATAGCCGACTGCGGCAGGTTGATGACTGGCGTAAACATTTCCACGCCATAATTACCCAGGTTCGAAACAGTGAAAGTTGCTGCTTCGGGCTTCAACAACTCCGGATCAACATTGCCCTTGCGAGCTGCACCGGCAACGGACGCCAACTGAGACGATAGTCCTTCAATGGAAAGATCGTCGGCATTTTTAACCGCCGGAACCATCAAACCACGTTCGGTATCAACCGCCAAGCCCAAATGCACTTTCTTAAACCAACGCATACTGTCGCCGATAAAATGGGTGTTTACCTGCGGGAATTTCTTCAGCGCTTTAATAACTGCAAAGCAAACCAAATCGTTTATCGTGATATTTTGAGAGATCTCTCCGGCTTCCAATTTCTTTTTGTATTGTTTGCGCAGTGCCATCACCTTGCGGGCATCGGCACTCATATGGTGTGTCAGCTGTGCTGAGTTTTGCAGCGACTGGTGCATGGCTTTTGCAATTAACTTGCGAATATTTGGCAACTTTTTAACCTCGAAATCGTCACCATAAACCGGGTTGTAATTCATCAGGTCGGCTGCAGCAACACGACCACCCAAACCTGTTGTTTCTTTCGGAGCTTCCAAACCTTCCGCTTTCGCTTTCTCAGCGGCCAGCGGCGTCATCTTCGGCAAGCTTTCAGCTGCGGCTTCTACATCCTGCGCAATGATACGGCCGTTCGGGCCACTGCCCTGAATTTGTTCGTAGGCAACACCCAACTTCTCGGCCATCACTTTCGCCCGAGGCGAGATCTTCACATCGCCGGCTGGCTTGTCAACCAACACAACTTCTTTCTTTAACTCAACAGGTGCAGCTGCTTCAACTTCAGGTTTTGATTCTTCGGCAGCCGGTGCGCTTCCGCCGCCCGGGCGAAACTCGTCAACAGCTTCACCTTTTGTTCCCAAAACGGCAACATTGGTCAACACCGGAACTTCATCTCCGGCTTCGAAGAAGATGGCCAACAACTCGCCATCTTCCTTTGCTTCTTCTTCAAATGATGCTTTATCGGTTTCGTAGGAGAAAAGGATATCGCCGGTTTTCACGGCGTCACCCACCTGTTTGTACCATTCGCCGATGATACATGTCTCGACAGATTGCCCCTGGCGGGGCAGAATAACTGGAATAGCCATAGTGGAATTTTATTTCGTTTAATTAGTCTCGTCCTGTTAGTCTATATCTACAATCCGACTCGAAAACTCAATATTATAAATCGACTTGTAAATACAACACTTAGAATCCAAATGCAAACAGAACCGCCAGAAACGAGCAACAAAGGCATTTATAGGATTCCGGTTGTAAACTTATATTTTTAAACTTGTAAATACAAGTTAGAAATTGAATTTTAATATTTTTTCTTAATTTTGATCTGAGATTTTGACAAAACACCACTATCCCAAGGGCTCAGCCAATTATTCAAAGCTTAACACAAACCAATAATCAGACTGAGACTTGAGAAAGTTGTAAAGACAACAGAATGGCTGAGAATAAATTACCGCAATACAAGAAACTATACGAGTCGCTGCGCAAGCATATTTTGTCGGGCATTTACGAAGAAGGCAGTTTATTGCCGTCGGAAAACGAACTATGTGCCGTACACAACATGACTCGTCCTACCGTTCGCCACGCTTTGGAAGCATTGGTGCAAGACGGGTTCATCCAGAAAAAGCAGGGAAAAGGAAGTATCGTTCGTAAACCTCCACAGGATATCGGCATCCTGTCTATTTCCGGAACATCATCAGCCATTGGCAAAGATTTCCTGCAAACCCAGATTTTGCAAAAGCCGGAAATCATGTCGTGGCCTGAGCCCTTTCATTTCGAAATATCAGAAGTTGAACGGGATTTCGGGTGCATCTACATGGAGCGTCTGCGCATTGTGAACGGGCAACCGGTTTTCTACGACATCAACCACATACCAAACATCAACCTGCCCCGGTTTACGAGTCGCACTTTTGAGAACAAATCGCTGTTTGAAATCCTGCGAACGCAGTACCAGATCGAGGTAAAAGGTGGCCAGCAAAAACTGAAAGCCCTGAAGGCCGATCAGAAAGTAGGGAAACTACTGAATATCAAAAAAGGGGATCCGGTTTTATATATTGAACGGAAGCTTTTTACCAACCGAGAGAATTTCAACATTTATTCAACCATCTATTTCAACTCGGAGAAGCACGCTATTTTTGGAAATTTTTGATAAAAAAAGAGGTGGACGTCCGTGCAACCACCCCTAACTGCACTTTAATTCCGCATGACGGAACTGGACATCCACCTTAATATCATATACAAATAACGAATATTTTACGGCTTCATCAACATTTTATACAACAGGCTGCCTACTACCCTATTTTTGCAACCTTTCGTTTCATTCAACGAAAACAATTTTTAATTCGGTATTTTCAACTTTTGTGCAAATATAAATATTCATTCACGCAATATGAATAATTATTCAGCAAATACGAAAATACTTTATTAATAAGAATAAAATCCGCATATTTGCCCTCCGAAATTAATTGGATTAATTAACTAATATACAAGACTGAATAGCATCAAATAAACTGGAGCCGGCACGTCGGATTCCGATCCTGCTTCAGGCTATTACCGGACGCAAAAACAACACGCAATGAAAGTATTAAAATTTGGTGGCACATCCGTTGGAAGCGTAGAGAACATGAACGCTGTGATGAAATTGATTACCGACGGAGAAAAGAAACTGGTTGTATTATCCGCCATGTCTGGAACGACCAACGCATTGGTCGAAATCGCTGATTATCTGAATAAGAAAAATAAGGACGCAGCTTTTACACAAATCGCTGCACTCGAGCGTAAATACGAAGCGGTTGTCAAGGAGCTTTACAAAAGCGCCGATATCCGCAAGGAAGCTGCCAAAGCAATAAAAAAGGCATTCACCACAATTAAATCTTTCACATCCGGCGAGTTTAACGAAATCGGCGAAAGAACCATTGTTGCTCAGGGCGAACTGATCTCAACCGCTCTTTTCACCCAATTGATGAAGGAAAACGGTCACAAAACCAAACTTCTTCCGGCATTGGATTTCATGCGCATCGATGCAGACAAAGCAGCCGACATGCACGAAATTCGTCCGTTGATTCAGAAAAGCCTGCAGGAAGCCGGTGAAGCAGATTATTACATTACCCAAGGTTTTATTTGCCGCAATGCCGATGGCGAAATTGACAACCTCCAACGTGGTGGTTCAGACTACACGGCTTCGTTGATCGGTGCAGCTATCGATTCTGAAGAAGTTCAGATTTGGACCGACATTGACGGATTCCACAATAACGATCCGCGCTACGTCAAAAACACGAAGAAAATTGAACAACTGTCGTTTAATGAAGCGGCAGAGCTAGCCTATTTTGGCGCTAAGATTTTGCACCCGCAAACAGTATTGCCGGCCAAACTTCAAAACATCCCGGTTCGTTTGAAAAATACCATGAACCCAACTGACGGCGGAACGTTGATTACCCACGACTCAAGCGGCACAGGTATCAAAGCTGTTGCGGCGAAAGACGGTATCACTGCGATCAAAGTTCGTTCGTACCGCATGTTAATGGCTTACGGTTTCATGAAAAACCTTTTCGAAATTTTCGAGTTTTTCAAAACGCCAATCGACATGGTAACAACATCAGAAGTTGCCGTATCGGTTACCATCGACAACACCAACAAACTGGAAGACATTGTTCGTGAACTGAAAGAATACGGCGAAGTTGAAGTGGACGAAGACCAATCGATCATCTGTGTTGTTGGAGACCTGATTGCCGACGAACACGGTTTTGCGGCAAAAGTATTTACCGCCCTGGAAGGTATTCCAATCCGCATGATCTCGTACGGTGGTAGCCGTCACAACATTTCGGTGCTGGTTGCAACAAAAGACAAACTGACAACACTGCAAGCATTGAGCGATCACTTGCTGTAAATAATAAGAATCAAATTTAAATCAGCTGGTTCTAACAGGGCACGATGCTCATTTAGTTAGAATCAGCTGATTTTTTTTGCTCCAATCTCAATTCGAAGGACATTGGCCCGATCTTAATCATAGTAGCGGTCATCCTTTTTCTAAATCACGGGGAAATCCCGAATCTTCCGAATTTTACATTTCTGTTCGCCAATTCGGGCGAAATCAGGCACTTTGAGTTAAAGATTTGATATAAAAGGATAAATAAATGGTTTATTTACCTCAATAATTTTTTTAGAAGCAAATTAAGAGTACATTTACGACTTACATTTTTATTTTTTATTGATTATGAACATTTTTGTTGGAAACCTCAACTACAACATCACTGAGGATGACCTTAGAGAAATTTTTGAGGAGTATGGTGAATTGAGCTCTGTAAAATTAATTTCAGACAAATTCACTGGTAAAAGTAAAGGTTTCGGTTTCGTTGAAATGGCTGACGCTGATGAAGCAAAAAAAGCTATTGAAGAATTAAACGGAGCTGAAGTCGAAGGAAGAACAATGGTTGTTAACGAGTCTATCGAGAAAAAAAGAGAACCTCGTGACAACAATCGCAGAGGCGGCGGCGGTTTCAACCGTGGCGGCAATGGCGGTGGTTTTAACCGCGGTGGAAACAGCGGTGGTGGCTACGGTCGTAGAGACAACAACTTCAGATCAAACTACTAATAGTTTGGCATGAAGGGCACTGTAAAATGGTATGACGCTACCAAAGGTTTCGGTTTTATCCTGACAGAGGAAAACAAAGACATCTTTGTTCACCGGACCGGGTTAGTTGATTCATTTGCTGGTCTCGAACCAGACGAGACTGTTGAATTTGAAATCGGACAAAGCAAAAAAGGTCCGGTTGCAACGAACGTAACAAAAGTAGATTAATTTTGAGATTGAGCTGTTTTTATCGATCAGCTCTTCTTTCTAAGATATTTTTACTCTTTGTTTTTTAAAACCCGAAGAAATTCGGGTTTTTTTTATTTTTTAGGCATTCTGAAAACAAACTCGCTTCCTTTTCCAATTTGAGAAGTCACCTCAATTCGTCCACCTAACGCTTCAGCATACGCCTGGGAAATGGCAAGCCCCAAACCCGATCCCTCCTTCAAACGGGTTAAATTCATATCGGCCTGAACAAACCGTTCAAAAATCAACTCCATTTTGTCGGGATAAATTCCGGAACCAGTATCCTTCACAAAAAACAGGAAACTTTCGGCTTCGTTTAAATAGCCAAATTCAATCGAACCTTCAGATGTAAACTTCACGGCATTCTTCAACAAGTTGATGAGTATCGTTTCCAGCTTGTATTTGTCGGTTTCAATGCAATCAACCTCGTCCTTTTCCGGTAGAATACATTGGAGCGATATATTTTTTGCTTCAGCTTGCGTCTGGAATAAATCTTTTAGAAACTGAAACTCTGTCTTCAAGTCTACACTTGTCAAAATCAGCTTACTTTGCCCTGCTTCAATGCGAGAAATTTCGATGATATTCCCGATGGTATCCAATAGCCGGGTGCCACTCATCTTCACCAAATCGAAGAAACTTTGTTTCTGTTTTTCATCGAAGTCAGGATCCTGCAGCATTTCCAGGAAACCTAAAATGCTATTCATCGGTGTCCTGATCTCATGCGACATATTCATAAGGAAAGCAGTTTTCAACCGATCGTTTTCTTCCGCTTTTTCCTTGGCAACAATCAGATCTGCTTCGTTCTGCTTCACCGAACTAATATCGACACAGAATCCCTCATAACTTTTATCTTCCGGATCATACTGCACATACAACGAAAACCACTTGATTTTTCCGCTGATTAACTTCGCTTCGAACTCGTAGCCGTAAAGAGCCCCCTCTTTCTTCAGTGCATTGGCAAACTGCTCTCGCGCCGAATCATTGACCCAAAGCTTTTGTACATTATCGTAGTGCTTTTCAAATTCTTTGGCATCGCAACACTCAAACTGGTGAATCAGCGTATCGTTAAAGATCACAAACTCACCGGTAGCAGCTGTTTTAAAGATTCCGACCGGCGCATTCTCGAAAATGTAGCGATATTTCTCTTCGCTTTCGCGCAACGACTTTTCCAACTCCTTCCGCTTGGTAATATCCCGCCCAATCCCTAAGATACCTATCAAGTGCCCATTCTCTTCAAACAGGGGCGTTTTAATCGTTTCCAAGATCTCCCGGTGCCGGTCTGCGAACTCAATTTCTTCTTCATAAATATAAGATTCGCCGACCTCCATTGCCGTATTATCCTCTCTTCGAAAATGATCAGCAATGTCTTTGGGGACGAAATCATAATCGGTTTTCCCAATGATCTCGTTCACCCGCTTGCCAAAAAATTGGGAAACGCGCTTATTACACAGCTGAAAAACACCTTCCGAATTTTTCAACCACATCATATCCGGAAGTGCATTGATCAGAGCCCGCAGCTGTTCTTCCTGTTTGCGGAGATTCTCTGTTGCTAGTCTCAGATGAGTAATATCCCTTCGAATCCCAACAATCCGTTTCACAAAACCACTATCGGTAAGTCCGGCTACTGAGCCAATTACCTGGTGCCAGCGATAGTTTCCGTCGGCATGCAACATTCGCGCTTCATAACGGTACTCGTCTGTTTCGCGCGCCAAAATACGTTGAATATTGCGAATCACCTCCATCCGGTCCTCCGGGTGCACCCGATTAAGCCACACATACCGGTCGTGATGTCCGTACTCTGGCTTATACCCCAGCATCGTGTAAAATATTGGCGATGCATACCATTGATCGTTCGAAACATCCCAATCCCAGATACCGGTCTCAGTCGTTTCCAAGGAAATTCGCAAGCGTTCCTCGCTCATCTTCAACTCACGCTCCAGTTGATGATGTTTCGTTACATCGATAATTGACCCGGATATTGCGGGGCGCCCGTTATAATCAATTCGATTCCCCAGTACGCGTACGTAAACAGTCTTCCCTGATTGATGCTTGCCTTCAAATTCATATTCCAACGATTCAACCTCTGCCTGTAGCCGGGCATTCACATTTTCAACGACCTTTGAACGATCTGATTCAACAACCAAATCTTCAGGTCCCAGAATATCGACAATCTCGTCCGGTTTGTACCCGAAGATATCGGCGAAACGCTTATTCGCATACCGAAAACGATGGTCTTGAATAATGTACATTCCGACCAGCGAATTTTCAATCAAACTGTCAAATACACCTTGATTGGAGTTAGACAAATTCGCGTGATTGTATTTCCGTTTTTCTCTTCCAAGAAGGCGAGGTAGCAATCTCAACATAGCTTTGATCAATTAGCGGGGTGCAACCGATTCAAATTAACTAAATAACATGAAAGATAAATATACGGCAATCCGAAGTGACGATCCAAAAAAATGTGGGCAATTCGCAAAATAAATTACAAACCTAGAGGAAAAAGCAGAATTTTTAACCGTTTTCTAGAGTTCGAAAATGGCCGTGGATTGATGTCGCGAAGTCAACTCAACCTGGAATCGGCTGCGTAACGGATCGAACACAGCATCAGCTATTTCGGGCGTATTGTTCTCACCCGACAAGTGACTTAAGAAAATTGTGCGGAGATTTTCGCCTGCAAACTCGTTCGCTAATTCATAGGCCTGCAAGTTGGACAAGTGCCCCACAGCTGATGATACGCGCTGTTTCAAATAATAAGGATATGGACCACTCATCAACATGTCTTCGTCATAATTACTCTCCAGAAAGACGGCGTGACAAGCCGAAAAATGAGATTTAACCTGATCGCAAGC is a genomic window of Mangrovibacterium diazotrophicum containing:
- a CDS encoding dihydrolipoamide acetyltransferase family protein, whose amino-acid sequence is MAIPVILPRQGQSVETCIIGEWYKQVGDAVKTGDILFSYETDKASFEEEAKEDGELLAIFFEAGDEVPVLTNVAVLGTKGEAVDEFRPGGGSAPAAEESKPEVEAAAPVELKKEVVLVDKPAGDVKISPRAKVMAEKLGVAYEQIQGSGPNGRIIAQDVEAAAESLPKMTPLAAEKAKAEGLEAPKETTGLGGRVAAADLMNYNPVYGDDFEVKKLPNIRKLIAKAMHQSLQNSAQLTHHMSADARKVMALRKQYKKKLEAGEISQNITINDLVCFAVIKALKKFPQVNTHFIGDSMRWFKKVHLGLAVDTERGLMVPAVKNADDLSIEGLSSQLASVAGAARKGNVDPELLKPEAATFTVSNLGNYGVEMFTPVINLPQSAILGVCTIVPRPKDLGDGVYGFVPMMGLSLTYDHQALDGGEATLFLKEIKEQIENLTI
- a CDS encoding PAS domain-containing sensor histidine kinase; its protein translation is MLRLLPRLLGREKRKYNHANLSNSNQGVFDSLIENSLVGMYIIQDHRFRYANKRFADIFGYKPDEIVDILGPEDLVVESDRSKVVENVNARLQAEVESLEYEFEGKHQSGKTVYVRVLGNRIDYNGRPAISGSIIDVTKHHQLERELKMSEERLRISLETTETGIWDWDVSNDQWYASPIFYTMLGYKPEYGHHDRYVWLNRVHPEDRMEVIRNIQRILARETDEYRYEARMLHADGNYRWHQVIGSVAGLTDSGFVKRIVGIRRDITHLRLATENLRKQEEQLRALINALPDMMWLKNSEGVFQLCNKRVSQFFGKRVNEIIGKTDYDFVPKDIADHFRREDNTAMEVGESYIYEEEIEFADRHREILETIKTPLFEENGHLIGILGIGRDITKRKELEKSLRESEEKYRYIFENAPVGIFKTAATGEFVIFNDTLIHQFECCDAKEFEKHYDNVQKLWVNDSAREQFANALKKEGALYGYEFEAKLISGKIKWFSLYVQYDPEDKSYEGFCVDISSVKQNEADLIVAKEKAEENDRLKTAFLMNMSHEIRTPMNSILGFLEMLQDPDFDEKQKQSFFDLVKMSGTRLLDTIGNIIEISRIEAGQSKLILTSVDLKTEFQFLKDLFQTQAEAKNISLQCILPEKDEVDCIETDKYKLETILINLLKNAVKFTSEGSIEFGYLNEAESFLFFVKDTGSGIYPDKMELIFERFVQADMNLTRLKEGSGLGLAISQAYAEALGGRIEVTSQIGKGSEFVFRMPKK
- a CDS encoding aspartate kinase produces the protein MKVLKFGGTSVGSVENMNAVMKLITDGEKKLVVLSAMSGTTNALVEIADYLNKKNKDAAFTQIAALERKYEAVVKELYKSADIRKEAAKAIKKAFTTIKSFTSGEFNEIGERTIVAQGELISTALFTQLMKENGHKTKLLPALDFMRIDADKAADMHEIRPLIQKSLQEAGEADYYITQGFICRNADGEIDNLQRGGSDYTASLIGAAIDSEEVQIWTDIDGFHNNDPRYVKNTKKIEQLSFNEAAELAYFGAKILHPQTVLPAKLQNIPVRLKNTMNPTDGGTLITHDSSGTGIKAVAAKDGITAIKVRSYRMLMAYGFMKNLFEIFEFFKTPIDMVTTSEVAVSVTIDNTNKLEDIVRELKEYGEVEVDEDQSIICVVGDLIADEHGFAAKVFTALEGIPIRMISYGGSRHNISVLVATKDKLTTLQALSDHLL
- a CDS encoding GntR family transcriptional regulator, whose product is MAENKLPQYKKLYESLRKHILSGIYEEGSLLPSENELCAVHNMTRPTVRHALEALVQDGFIQKKQGKGSIVRKPPQDIGILSISGTSSAIGKDFLQTQILQKPEIMSWPEPFHFEISEVERDFGCIYMERLRIVNGQPVFYDINHIPNINLPRFTSRTFENKSLFEILRTQYQIEVKGGQQKLKALKADQKVGKLLNIKKGDPVLYIERKLFTNRENFNIYSTIYFNSEKHAIFGNF
- a CDS encoding cold-shock protein, which translates into the protein MKGTVKWYDATKGFGFILTEENKDIFVHRTGLVDSFAGLEPDETVEFEIGQSKKGPVATNVTKVD
- a CDS encoding RNA recognition motif domain-containing protein, whose translation is MNIFVGNLNYNITEDDLREIFEEYGELSSVKLISDKFTGKSKGFGFVEMADADEAKKAIEELNGAEVEGRTMVVNESIEKKREPRDNNRRGGGGFNRGGNGGGFNRGGNSGGGYGRRDNNFRSNY